Proteins co-encoded in one Candidatus Nitrosocosmicus arcticus genomic window:
- the sufB gene encoding Fe-S cluster assembly protein SufB, with amino-acid sequence MTAKELDMDYSKYDFKDSTQLYVYLSKKGLSRGTVEEISKMKGEPDWMRDFRLRSYDVFMSKPMPNWGGDLSHIDFQNIYYYAKAAEKQSKNWEDVPETVRNTFEKLGIPEAERKFLAGVGAQYESETVYHHLREDLEQQGVIFLDTDTALKKFPDLLRKHFGKVIPPEDNKFAALNSAVWSGGSFIYIPPNVKVDLPLQAYFRINAENIGQFERTLIIADEGADVHYIEGCTAPVYSTESLHSAVVELIAKRGARIRYTTIQNWSKDVYNLVTKRAYAYENASVEWIDGNLGSKLTMKYPGVYMLGKNAHAEIVSVAFAGKDQHQDAGAKVVHLAPHTTSRITSKSVSKDTGRTTYRGLLHVAKGAYGVKSNVRCDALLLDEFSRTDTYPYVEVNEEDATITHEATVGKIGDEQIFYLMSRGYSESDALSMIIGGFMEPFTKELPMEYAVELNRMVKMEMEGSVG; translated from the coding sequence ATGACTGCAAAAGAACTAGATATGGATTATAGTAAATATGATTTTAAAGATTCAACCCAACTTTATGTATATTTAAGTAAAAAGGGCCTTTCTAGAGGTACGGTAGAAGAAATAAGCAAAATGAAAGGGGAACCTGATTGGATGCGTGATTTTAGATTGAGATCATACGATGTTTTTATGAGTAAACCAATGCCCAACTGGGGAGGAGACTTGTCGCATATAGATTTTCAGAATATTTATTACTACGCTAAGGCTGCTGAAAAGCAAAGTAAAAACTGGGAAGATGTCCCAGAAACGGTTAGAAATACCTTTGAAAAGTTGGGTATACCCGAAGCAGAGAGAAAATTCTTAGCTGGTGTAGGGGCACAATATGAATCAGAAACAGTTTATCATCATTTGCGTGAAGATCTTGAGCAACAGGGTGTGATATTTTTAGATACTGATACAGCGTTAAAAAAGTTTCCTGATTTATTAAGAAAGCATTTTGGGAAAGTTATTCCACCAGAAGATAATAAATTTGCAGCACTAAACAGTGCTGTATGGTCGGGTGGTTCATTTATTTATATTCCTCCAAATGTGAAAGTGGATTTGCCACTGCAGGCATACTTTAGGATAAATGCCGAAAATATTGGACAATTTGAAAGAACTTTAATTATTGCTGATGAGGGTGCTGATGTTCATTATATTGAAGGCTGTACTGCTCCTGTCTATTCTACCGAGTCTTTACATTCTGCTGTAGTCGAATTGATTGCAAAAAGAGGAGCACGAATAAGATATACTACCATTCAAAATTGGAGCAAGGATGTCTACAACCTAGTTACAAAGAGAGCATATGCTTATGAAAATGCATCTGTTGAATGGATAGATGGCAATCTAGGCAGTAAACTCACCATGAAGTATCCTGGTGTTTACATGCTGGGTAAGAATGCTCACGCCGAAATAGTGTCTGTGGCTTTTGCAGGAAAGGATCAGCACCAAGATGCTGGTGCAAAAGTAGTCCATCTCGCACCGCATACTACATCTAGAATTACGAGTAAATCTGTGAGTAAGGATACTGGAAGAACTACTTATAGGGGATTATTGCATGTAGCAAAAGGAGCCTATGGAGTAAAATCAAATGTTCGATGTGATGCATTATTACTTGATGAATTTTCAAGGACTGATACATATCCGTATGTTGAAGTTAATGAAGAGGATGCAACCATTACTCATGAGGCAACCGTGGGAAAAATTGGTGATGAGCAAATATTTTACCTAATGAGTAGAGGCTATTCCGAATCTGATGCTTTGAGTATGATTATAGGTGGATTTATGGAACCATTTACCAAAGAACTCCCAATGGAATATGCTGTAGAACTAAATAGAATGGTAAAAATGGAGATGGAAGGTTCGGTAGGTTAA
- a CDS encoding D-2-hydroxyacid dehydrogenase, translating into MQIEGSVIVCDSIDGKGIRILKNAGLTVEYLPEITNQELISKVKEFDVIVVRSRTKITKEVIEKAERAKIIARVGVGLDNIDTNEAQKNNIEVINAGEASVNAVSELVLGFMLSLSRNIPIANNATKNGKWIKKDLLGVELKGKYLGIIGLGKIGRNVARLARGLRMNLIGYDVIPIDKSFVQEVSLITADLKTLVESSDFITCHVPFTEQTKHLIDKEMLSRMKNDAFLINTSRGEVIDEEALVDCLRNRRIGGAALDVYEVEPPTNKELLELDNLVCTPHIAAQTKEGQELASAVIGEKIIQRLLERQRE; encoded by the coding sequence ATGCAGATTGAGGGCAGCGTAATAGTATGTGATTCCATTGATGGAAAGGGAATTAGGATTTTAAAAAATGCAGGACTCACTGTTGAATATTTACCTGAAATAACAAATCAAGAATTAATATCCAAAGTGAAAGAGTTTGATGTAATTGTTGTACGCAGTAGAACTAAGATTACAAAGGAGGTAATAGAGAAGGCAGAGAGAGCAAAAATAATTGCAAGAGTAGGAGTAGGATTGGATAATATAGACACAAATGAAGCTCAAAAGAACAATATCGAGGTAATTAACGCAGGGGAGGCGTCAGTAAACGCAGTTTCTGAATTAGTATTAGGATTTATGTTATCATTGAGCAGAAATATACCCATTGCCAATAATGCTACTAAGAATGGTAAATGGATTAAGAAAGATCTACTTGGTGTGGAATTAAAAGGCAAGTATTTAGGAATTATCGGATTAGGAAAGATTGGAAGAAATGTGGCCAGACTAGCAAGGGGATTAAGAATGAACCTGATAGGATATGATGTTATTCCTATTGACAAGAGCTTCGTTCAAGAAGTTTCACTTATTACAGCAGACCTCAAAACGTTGGTGGAGAGTTCGGATTTTATAACATGTCATGTTCCATTTACTGAACAGACAAAACATCTGATAGATAAAGAAATGTTGTCCAGAATGAAAAACGATGCATTTTTGATCAACACGTCAAGGGGAGAAGTCATAGATGAAGAGGCACTTGTAGACTGCTTAAGAAATAGAAGAATAGGCGGAGCTGCTCTAGATGTTTATGAAGTCGAACCTCCCACAAACAAGGAGTTACTGGAACTCGATAATTTAGTGTGCACTCCACATATTGCAGCTCAAACCAAAGAAGGACAAGAATTAGCATCGGCAGTAATAGGTGAAAAAATAATACAAAGATTATTGGAAAGACAAAGGGAATAA
- a CDS encoding DUF167 domain-containing protein, whose amino-acid sequence MSRTYIVKVKFDPSGHFTVDEATMEINISLRCAPVKGKANRELINIISKHFDIKPSNIKIIHGLFYKTKVIQIF is encoded by the coding sequence TTGTCTCGTACATACATTGTGAAAGTTAAGTTTGATCCAAGTGGTCACTTCACGGTCGATGAAGCGACAATGGAAATCAATATTTCATTACGATGTGCTCCTGTTAAAGGAAAGGCAAATAGGGAATTAATAAACATTATTTCAAAGCATTTTGATATAAAACCTTCAAATATTAAGATAATTCACGGATTATTTTATAAAACTAAGGTGATTCAGATTTTCTGA
- a CDS encoding COX15/CtaA family protein, with protein sequence MNYDKFLQVFSIGTLCILFGLMTLGGYVSSTGVGLSCPQWPLCPQGLIPSYEFLIEYIHRTTAASTGLLVFLTMVFVLRGKHSLKSTKIFSIIASATVVGQITLGAIVINEKLHADLVTAHLGLGLVLYSSMIFVVINIFYTNLKLKSSLNLSKPSGPDNNTPEVSSPT encoded by the coding sequence ATGAATTACGATAAATTTCTTCAAGTCTTTTCGATCGGCACCTTATGCATATTGTTCGGATTAATGACTCTTGGGGGATACGTTAGTTCTACAGGTGTAGGCTTATCTTGTCCGCAGTGGCCATTATGTCCACAGGGGTTGATTCCTTCCTACGAGTTTTTGATAGAATATATTCATAGAACCACAGCTGCTTCTACCGGACTCTTAGTGTTTTTAACTATGGTATTTGTACTTAGGGGAAAACATTCACTCAAATCTACCAAAATATTTTCAATCATAGCATCAGCTACCGTTGTAGGCCAAATAACGTTAGGGGCAATTGTTATCAATGAAAAATTGCATGCAGATTTAGTAACTGCCCACTTGGGCTTGGGTTTGGTCTTGTATAGCAGCATGATATTTGTCGTAATTAATATATTCTATACAAATCTCAAGCTAAAATCCTCTTTGAATCTGTCTAAGCCGTCTGGACCCGATAATAATACTCCCGAAGTAAGTTCCCCAACATAG
- a CDS encoding cupredoxin domain-containing protein produces the protein MTTHDETHITKTSPQRFMKGLVIIIGTLSFLGFITITHWHDTASIPPPVSAPPPAPAPATAPPGVASETASTGATTPSNAAAPASSGPSVTIPAGASTPGNPAYAPDTLTVTKGDVITVSNDDTVPHTATSGEGPQDPNAAKLFDTSIIMAGDTAQIDTASLEAGDYAYYCTVHPFMTGSITVQ, from the coding sequence ATGACTACGCACGACGAAACCCACATCACTAAAACCTCGCCCCAGCGGTTTATGAAGGGATTGGTAATTATTATCGGTACCCTCAGTTTCCTGGGCTTTATTACTATTACACACTGGCATGATACAGCAAGCATCCCGCCACCCGTGTCTGCTCCACCACCTGCTCCTGCACCAGCTACCGCCCCACCAGGCGTAGCATCTGAAACAGCAAGTACCGGTGCTACAACTCCGTCTAATGCTGCTGCACCTGCTTCGTCAGGACCATCAGTTACAATTCCTGCGGGTGCCTCAACTCCCGGAAATCCGGCTTATGCTCCAGACACGCTAACAGTAACAAAGGGAGATGTAATCACCGTGTCAAACGATGACACTGTACCGCACACTGCGACAAGTGGTGAAGGACCACAAGATCCAAACGCCGCAAAACTATTTGATACAAGCATTATCATGGCAGGAGACACTGCACAAATAGATACAGCTAGTTTGGAAGCAGGCGACTATGCTTATTATTGTACTGTACATCCATTCATGACTGGATCAATTACAGTACAATAA
- a CDS encoding cytochrome c oxidase subunit I codes for MVLELKKPRPIWEIIFSTHHTDIGLLYIIASMVALFAGGGLAMAIRAELFLPGLQIFSGQADFARFFTVHGTTLLFLWLIPFASGVGNYLIPIMVRYKDMAWPKLNAVAFWMIPPCMFLVWGGFSDTTWNAYPPYSILKAPGPAADMWIIGLKLLGLSSILGAINFVVTILKMKHPDLPLMKMSLFTWAILATSLMIIVAIPTFAASLIMLYTDRLGVTGFFNPEMGGDPIAYQHLFWFTFHPEVYIFVLPAIGMMYEVIPTFSRKPLFSYYSGVVALVVIAIIGFGSWAHHMFAVGMSFTEKTVFMVGTLAAVPSSAMHVFNFLATMWGGRIKFAAPMLFSVGAILLFFSAGAGGVVNTAMPLDFLTHDSYWVVGHFHLFVMGTISLAFTGFIYYLFPLITGRMYDTRLAKIHFVMTFVGIAVIFGIQHILGLYGLPRRVVDYLPIPELIIMNQIASFGGWAIGASYALFLYNMIKSAMFGKPANPRDPFELGTGVEYYYDYARRNPHH; via the coding sequence ATGGTTCTAGAATTAAAAAAACCTCGACCCATATGGGAGATCATATTTTCTACCCATCATACTGATATCGGGTTATTGTATATTATAGCCTCAATGGTTGCATTATTTGCTGGAGGCGGTCTAGCGATGGCGATCAGGGCCGAATTATTTTTACCTGGTCTACAAATATTCTCTGGCCAAGCAGATTTTGCAAGATTTTTTACGGTCCATGGAACAACTTTATTGTTTTTGTGGTTGATCCCATTTGCTTCTGGGGTTGGTAATTATCTAATCCCTATTATGGTTCGATACAAAGATATGGCATGGCCAAAACTTAATGCTGTTGCGTTCTGGATGATTCCTCCATGTATGTTCTTGGTTTGGGGCGGATTCTCTGATACGACTTGGAATGCATATCCTCCATATTCTATATTAAAAGCCCCAGGTCCAGCCGCGGATATGTGGATAATTGGATTAAAGTTGCTGGGATTGTCATCTATCCTAGGAGCCATTAATTTCGTTGTTACTATACTAAAAATGAAACATCCAGACTTGCCGTTGATGAAAATGTCATTGTTTACTTGGGCAATCTTGGCGACATCACTAATGATTATTGTAGCAATTCCCACATTTGCAGCATCATTGATAATGCTTTATACAGATAGATTAGGTGTAACTGGATTCTTTAATCCTGAAATGGGTGGAGACCCTATAGCGTATCAACATTTGTTCTGGTTCACATTCCATCCGGAAGTCTACATATTTGTGCTTCCTGCCATTGGTATGATGTATGAGGTAATTCCCACTTTCTCAAGGAAGCCTCTATTCAGCTATTATTCTGGTGTTGTGGCGCTAGTAGTTATAGCGATCATTGGCTTTGGTTCATGGGCACATCACATGTTCGCAGTCGGTATGAGTTTTACCGAAAAGACTGTATTCATGGTAGGGACATTAGCTGCGGTACCATCGTCAGCTATGCACGTCTTTAACTTTTTAGCTACCATGTGGGGTGGTAGAATTAAATTTGCTGCGCCTATGCTGTTTTCAGTTGGAGCTATATTGCTATTCTTCTCTGCGGGAGCTGGAGGTGTAGTGAATACGGCAATGCCACTTGACTTTCTGACTCACGACAGCTATTGGGTAGTCGGGCATTTCCATTTGTTTGTAATGGGAACCATATCGTTGGCGTTCACTGGATTCATATACTATCTATTCCCGCTGATAACAGGTAGGATGTATGACACTAGACTGGCGAAAATACATTTTGTAATGACTTTTGTAGGAATTGCTGTAATATTTGGTATACAGCACATTCTGGGACTATATGGATTGCCTAGAAGAGTTGTGGACTACCTGCCTATACCAGAGCTAATTATTATGAACCAAATAGCTAGTTTTGGAGGTTGGGCAATAGGTGCATCCTATGCGCTATTCTTGTATAACATGATAAAGTCCGCAATGTTTGGCAAACCAGCTAATCCAAGAGATCCATTTGAATTGGGAACCGGAGTTGAATACTACTATGACTACGCACGACGAAACCCACATCACTAA
- a CDS encoding cupredoxin domain-containing protein, giving the protein MGHSTPEWVYIGAVTAILIWVGAESWNIEHTLEYAPPNSETVRVIGQQWFWSFQHADGTQEINELHVTEGIPYRFEIVSSDVVHSFSVPDFAMLMDAVPGRVNTMWNVFDEPGEYLIQCREYCGMLHQDMRARLFVEPNTNNATAASSESEPTISQGSGTATVIAPGGGEVGSTGSGTMRVVEPGNLTQTTSSDSTTTNSTSGSETSSGNASSTASASGPTLSIPAGAATPGNPSYVPDTLTVTKGDVITVTNDDTAPHTVTNGDSPGDADAGKLFDTSIMMPAATAQIDTATVEAGDHPFHCTVHPFMTGTLTVQ; this is encoded by the coding sequence GTGGGGCACAGTACGCCGGAATGGGTGTATATAGGCGCCGTCACTGCAATCCTCATCTGGGTTGGAGCGGAATCCTGGAATATAGAACATACCTTGGAGTATGCACCTCCTAATTCGGAAACCGTACGAGTAATAGGTCAGCAATGGTTTTGGTCATTTCAGCATGCTGACGGTACTCAAGAAATTAACGAGCTTCACGTTACGGAGGGAATACCTTATAGGTTTGAGATAGTTTCAAGCGATGTCGTTCATAGTTTTAGCGTACCAGATTTTGCTATGCTCATGGATGCTGTTCCTGGGAGAGTTAATACAATGTGGAACGTATTCGACGAACCAGGCGAATACCTAATTCAGTGTAGAGAATATTGTGGTATGCTTCATCAGGATATGAGGGCAAGATTATTTGTTGAACCAAATACTAATAATGCTACTGCTGCTTCAAGTGAATCTGAGCCAACAATATCCCAAGGTAGTGGAACTGCTACTGTAATTGCACCCGGTGGAGGTGAAGTAGGTTCTACTGGAAGCGGAACGATGCGAGTAGTTGAACCAGGAAATTTGACTCAGACAACTAGCAGTGATTCTACTACTACTAATTCAACAAGTGGCAGCGAAACTTCCTCTGGGAACGCTTCCTCAACAGCTTCAGCATCTGGTCCGACCTTATCGATTCCTGCAGGTGCCGCAACTCCTGGAAATCCATCTTATGTTCCAGACACATTGACGGTAACAAAGGGAGATGTAATTACTGTAACGAACGATGATACTGCACCCCACACTGTAACGAATGGAGATAGTCCAGGCGATGCTGACGCCGGAAAATTGTTTGATACCAGTATTATGATGCCTGCAGCAACAGCCCAAATTGATACTGCTACTGTAGAAGCAGGAGATCATCCTTTCCATTGTACTGTGCATCCCTTCATGACTGGAACACTCACGGTACAATGA
- a CDS encoding histidine phosphatase family protein, whose translation MSLIIFMRHGQAYNNVKRLLVGRNLESHLTELGREQVKQSSELLKTIPIHKIYSSPVIRTVETAEIASATLGLDYELDERLFEIELGKLVGLYYDDVLSAHGDLFAKFYSDNDDENSLLEFEVESFGSVRERIRNLLQEIVGKHVDENILLISHLDPIKAAISLAMNIKPSSVYSVQVPNASINVLKNYQDNLTLCGLNILNMGRFLTEF comes from the coding sequence ATGTCGCTTATTATTTTCATGAGGCATGGTCAAGCCTATAACAATGTCAAAAGACTGTTAGTTGGAAGAAACCTTGAATCTCATTTGACCGAATTAGGTCGAGAACAGGTAAAACAAAGTAGCGAATTACTAAAGACAATTCCGATCCACAAAATTTACTCTAGTCCAGTAATCAGAACTGTAGAAACTGCAGAAATTGCATCAGCGACACTAGGATTAGATTACGAATTAGACGAAAGATTATTTGAAATCGAATTAGGAAAACTAGTTGGGCTATATTATGATGATGTCTTATCTGCTCACGGTGATTTGTTTGCAAAATTTTATTCAGATAACGATGACGAAAATTCCTTACTCGAATTTGAAGTGGAATCATTTGGTTCTGTAAGGGAAAGAATTAGAAATTTATTGCAAGAAATCGTTGGAAAACACGTAGACGAAAACATACTCTTAATTTCTCATTTGGACCCCATCAAAGCTGCGATTTCGCTGGCCATGAATATAAAGCCATCATCGGTATATAGTGTTCAAGTCCCAAATGCCTCTATTAACGTATTAAAGAATTATCAAGATAATCTAACATTATGTGGTCTTAATATCTTAAATATGGGGCGATTTCTCACTGAATTTTGA
- the npdG gene encoding NADPH-dependent F420 reductase, producing MKVGIIGGTGGMGEGFALRWCANHEIILGSRDKQKAQTVSENHIKNIKNSKYAEKVKGTIRGSDNLAVAKESDILILSIPYENIQSTCLDIANIIDEKCIVVSPIVPMSRNQDGFYYIPFQEGKKSAGTMVAENLPKCNKIVSAFHTISEIKLKDTESALNADTFICTDNKESLAIISNLVSEIDGLRPIYLGPLSLSYQAEVMTPMILNASKQNKLKHPGIKLV from the coding sequence ATGAAAGTTGGAATTATAGGAGGAACTGGTGGCATGGGCGAAGGGTTTGCCTTAAGATGGTGTGCCAACCATGAAATTATACTAGGCTCAAGAGATAAACAAAAAGCTCAAACTGTGTCAGAAAATCATATAAAAAATATTAAGAATAGCAAATATGCTGAAAAAGTCAAAGGAACTATTAGAGGCAGCGACAACCTCGCCGTAGCAAAAGAGAGCGACATATTAATACTTTCTATCCCTTATGAAAATATCCAAAGCACATGTCTGGATATAGCAAATATTATTGATGAAAAATGTATTGTAGTTTCACCGATTGTTCCTATGAGTAGGAATCAAGATGGATTTTATTATATTCCTTTTCAAGAAGGGAAAAAATCCGCTGGGACAATGGTAGCCGAAAATTTACCAAAGTGTAATAAAATCGTTTCAGCTTTCCATACAATATCTGAAATAAAATTAAAAGATACAGAATCAGCACTTAATGCCGATACTTTTATTTGCACTGATAACAAGGAATCCCTGGCAATAATCTCGAATTTAGTATCTGAAATAGATGGCCTGAGGCCGATTTATTTAGGCCCCCTCTCATTATCTTACCAGGCAGAGGTTATGACTCCAATGATACTTAACGCCTCTAAGCAGAATAAGTTAAAACATCCAGGGATAAAGTTAGTATAA
- a CDS encoding aminotransferase class I/II-fold pyridoxal phosphate-dependent enzyme, which produces MKISDRISRVEYAIRDVMLHAREYQKTGKEIMYLNIGDPVAFDFKTPLHIKNALVDALASDNDYYTDSEGWSELRKSIVGKEKGKKGLDLTPDDVLVTNGVSEGLDMVMGSIVEDGDQIMLPGPYYPPYSSYAKFYGGSITEFGIHEDGTPNLDDIKNKISSKSKAICIINPNNPTGEVFSRKSLQSLIDIAAENNLYIICDEIYDEIVFNEEFNGIGSVSRDAPVILLNGFSKTYLMTGLRCGYVCMNNNSRQLDPLRQNIFKLARVRIASNFPVQIAANAALHGSQEHLPIMVQKLKKRRDLVYKRLNEINGLECTKPKGAFYMFPKIDLNNRWKNDLEFVIDLLNSTGVLTVHGSGFGCSGAGHFRIVYLPQEEILEKSMDKIQTFITKKSV; this is translated from the coding sequence ATGAAAATATCAGATAGGATTAGTCGAGTTGAATATGCAATTCGAGATGTTATGTTACATGCAAGAGAATATCAAAAAACTGGAAAAGAAATTATGTATTTAAACATAGGTGACCCTGTAGCTTTTGATTTTAAAACTCCTTTGCATATCAAGAATGCTCTAGTGGATGCTCTTGCAAGTGATAATGATTATTATACCGATTCTGAAGGGTGGAGTGAACTTCGAAAATCTATAGTAGGAAAAGAAAAAGGAAAAAAAGGTCTAGACTTGACCCCTGATGACGTTTTGGTTACAAATGGCGTATCCGAGGGCTTGGATATGGTTATGGGCTCTATTGTGGAAGATGGCGATCAGATTATGTTACCTGGGCCATATTATCCTCCTTATTCTTCCTATGCAAAATTTTATGGTGGTAGCATAACTGAATTTGGGATACATGAAGACGGTACACCTAATCTAGATGATATAAAAAATAAAATTTCATCAAAATCAAAGGCTATCTGTATCATTAATCCTAATAATCCGACAGGTGAAGTTTTCAGCCGTAAGAGCCTACAATCTTTGATTGATATAGCTGCCGAAAATAACTTGTATATCATTTGTGATGAAATTTACGATGAAATTGTTTTTAATGAAGAATTTAACGGCATTGGTAGTGTTTCAAGGGATGCCCCGGTTATACTTCTCAATGGATTTTCCAAGACTTATTTGATGACTGGACTACGATGCGGATATGTTTGTATGAATAATAATTCTAGGCAACTCGATCCATTAAGACAGAATATTTTTAAACTTGCACGTGTTAGGATCGCATCCAACTTTCCAGTTCAAATTGCTGCAAATGCTGCTTTACACGGGTCACAGGAACATTTGCCTATTATGGTACAGAAATTAAAGAAAAGAAGAGATTTAGTTTACAAGAGATTAAATGAGATCAATGGTTTGGAATGCACCAAACCAAAAGGTGCTTTTTATATGTTCCCAAAAATTGATTTAAATAATCGATGGAAAAATGATTTAGAATTTGTAATTGATTTATTAAATTCCACTGGTGTTTTAACAGTTCACGGGTCTGGATTTGGATGTTCAGGAGCGGGTCATTTTAGAATTGTATATCTACCACAAGAGGAAATATTAGAAAAATCCATGGATAAAATACAAACGTTTATCACCAAAAAGTCGGTATAA
- a CDS encoding chorismate mutase, giving the protein MVNCSSLGEIRKNIDSLDMEIVSLLARRGKYVQQAVKFKSNYSKIEDKKRVDEIIAKVTSYSRELNFDPTVIEKIYSFLIEVYIQLEKEKFLNP; this is encoded by the coding sequence GTGGTTAATTGTTCCTCTTTAGGCGAGATTAGGAAAAATATTGATTCATTAGACATGGAAATTGTTTCATTACTAGCTAGGCGAGGTAAATATGTACAGCAAGCAGTAAAATTTAAGAGCAATTATTCCAAGATAGAAGACAAAAAAAGGGTAGATGAAATTATAGCGAAGGTTACAAGCTACTCAAGAGAGTTAAATTTTGATCCTACTGTGATAGAAAAAATATACTCATTTCTGATTGAAGTTTATATTCAATTGGAAAAGGAAAAATTTCTAAACCCTTAG
- a CDS encoding cation:proton antiporter has translation MELPIEQILQDFAVIMIIASVMTLIFYRLKQPVVIGFIVAGIIIGPNTPPFSLIHNTDVLNLFAEMGVILLLFSVGMEFPIQRLKRIGRKAIIIATSEAFGTLAIGFFTAQALGLGFYDSLFIALAISVTSTVIVMRVLGELNMMKEEAATLILGTAIIEDILIISLLAIFQSSGVSGDISVNEIMISIVITIGFIAGVLIVGSKIVPKLMDVIARTNQHDVLIVAAVGVAFGFAFISFQLGISVAAGAFFAGVLIAESRSHAVTSVLATPVKDIFAALFFVSVGALMDFKLIPLFIIPALILIGVSIGAKFLTVYLSSRLQGVSNLSSTRTAVGLSSSGGEIALVVAKGGIDVGAASPFILPMIGTMTIITTFISPYVIKYGWKFTERYRKDQDKDNELPQSGAGSN, from the coding sequence GTGGAACTACCGATTGAACAAATTTTACAAGATTTTGCAGTTATAATGATAATTGCCTCTGTAATGACTTTGATTTTTTACAGACTAAAACAACCTGTAGTCATAGGTTTTATTGTTGCAGGTATTATAATCGGTCCCAATACTCCACCTTTTAGTCTTATTCATAATACAGATGTCCTTAATTTGTTTGCTGAAATGGGTGTAATATTGTTACTCTTTTCAGTAGGAATGGAATTTCCCATACAGAGACTAAAAAGAATAGGTAGAAAAGCAATCATCATTGCTACTAGCGAAGCCTTCGGAACATTAGCTATAGGATTCTTTACTGCACAGGCACTTGGACTTGGATTCTATGATAGTTTGTTCATAGCATTAGCAATATCAGTAACAAGTACAGTCATAGTGATGAGAGTTCTCGGAGAACTCAATATGATGAAAGAAGAAGCTGCCACTTTGATACTAGGAACCGCAATAATCGAAGATATTCTCATTATCTCTTTGTTAGCTATATTCCAATCTTCTGGAGTAAGCGGAGATATTTCTGTCAATGAAATTATGATATCAATAGTAATAACCATTGGATTTATAGCAGGAGTACTTATAGTAGGATCAAAAATAGTTCCAAAACTAATGGATGTTATTGCAAGAACCAATCAACATGATGTGTTAATCGTCGCAGCTGTCGGTGTTGCTTTTGGATTTGCGTTCATATCTTTTCAGTTGGGAATATCAGTTGCAGCTGGTGCATTCTTTGCAGGCGTCCTAATTGCAGAGTCAAGGTCACATGCTGTAACTAGTGTTTTGGCTACTCCTGTTAAAGATATTTTTGCAGCATTATTTTTTGTCTCAGTTGGAGCACTGATGGACTTTAAACTTATTCCACTGTTCATAATCCCAGCATTGATCCTAATAGGAGTTTCAATAGGTGCAAAATTTTTAACAGTTTACCTTTCCTCGAGACTACAAGGAGTAAGTAATCTATCTTCAACCCGTACCGCTGTAGGATTGTCTTCATCAGGAGGAGAGATCGCATTAGTAGTGGCAAAGGGTGGAATCGACGTTGGAGCAGCAAGCCCATTCATATTACCAATGATAGGAACTATGACGATCATCACCACATTCATTTCACCTTATGTTATTAAATATGGTTGGAAATTCACAGAGAGATATAGAAAAGATCAGGACAAAGACAATGAATTACCACAATCGGGCGCAGGAAGCAATTAG